A DNA window from Pedobacter africanus contains the following coding sequences:
- a CDS encoding SusC/RagA family TonB-linked outer membrane protein has translation MKFYIQLKRKLLLCTSTKGILSKQTVMRINLTCILLLMTLMQVSASGFAQRLTLSRKNITLEQLFREIKAQSGYDFLYEPQELRSAKRISINVNGAQLKNVLDEAFNHQPLTYIIDQNTIVVRRKERSLFDTISDFFKKINITGKITDEKGNPLPGATVRVKNSVRAAITNAQGNFQLRDVDEGAVLVVSYIGYKPKEVTAKSGFMNIVLDESSSELASVTVVSTGYQTLSKERATGSFNVVTGDQLDKPTTNIAQRLIGTTAGMQATLDANGNPRFEIRGQTALNIRDNNGNLTPNAYPLVVVDGFAIQGDFNTINPNDVESVTILKDAAAASIWGARSANGVIVVVTKSGKRGTPLKVGFSAFTRMSSKLDLDYVNPLASSAETIDYEMKSFGNWSAQINSGSLMSGVGFAWSPGTTAMSEHNLGFITLAQRDALLNKYKTMSNKEQIKDELLTNPSTQQYNLNLSGSTEKMSNNLSLLFEDNKSNFKRTNDKKYIFNYRGNADLFKWLELSFSAMGNYNKINSSGVTLSDIQGLSPYEMLKNEDGSLTNIAQYYTPIIQRFVPTNLFPYSDWTYNPIQEIANRKITLEQLNTRLQAGLRFKVIKGLTFDSKIQYELFNTTNKEYNNENTFAVRRAVNQAVTWDQATNKITLNLPKGGMLKQGAVNSQGIITTPGRSKAETYNFRNMLNFDRRFNEKHEINVVAGSEINNIVVENYVSPVTYGYNDQTLSVGTFPNGPGGTFFPIKNWLGTNQTFGYSNAYSYATERYFSLFGNASYTYDNKYTLSGSVRTDASNLITDDPSYRYAPFWSVGLGWQLRNEAFMKAVNWVDRLTVRATYGYNGNVDRSTSFRPLIAMNGIPNTTTGDFNATVSSFGNPSLRWEKTGTWNLGIDYSLFRGNLYGKIDVYNKSGKDLIATLSIPAINGTTSQKLNNAEMTNRGIELELGSRVGIKDNDIVWRGNLNFSYNKNKITKLFIANYAASTLVGGGSNAYVEGVDANTLWRFQYGGMQNTQPMVVGANGTLYDFGAFTPGDGRDYLLNMGTAVAPYTLGFVNSFKVYDFDFSFIVTGKFGHKFQRMGFNYPPTWTTRVLPNKMISEVINGDPSKIVPLPQNLIEPRYYFWDRFHQNLSYLIESASHIRMQEVNLSYNVPQSVLSKLKMSRIQVFAQGNDLFTLVANNAGEDPEYRLGTLKPQPRISLGFKCEF, from the coding sequence ATGAAATTTTACATTCAATTGAAGCGTAAGCTACTGCTTTGCACTTCAACCAAAGGTATACTATCAAAACAAACAGTAATGCGGATAAACCTAACCTGTATTCTGCTCTTAATGACCTTGATGCAAGTGTCTGCATCTGGTTTTGCCCAAAGACTGACCTTATCCAGAAAAAACATTACCCTGGAACAACTGTTCAGGGAAATCAAGGCACAAAGCGGATATGATTTTTTATATGAACCACAGGAGCTGAGAAGCGCCAAACGCATCAGTATCAATGTCAATGGTGCCCAGCTCAAAAATGTCCTGGATGAGGCTTTTAATCATCAGCCACTTACATATATCATAGACCAGAATACCATTGTGGTCAGAAGAAAAGAAAGATCTTTATTCGATACCATAAGCGATTTCTTCAAAAAAATCAACATCACAGGAAAGATAACTGATGAGAAGGGGAACCCTCTTCCAGGGGCGACGGTAAGGGTGAAAAACTCGGTCAGGGCTGCCATTACCAATGCGCAGGGTAACTTTCAGTTGAGGGATGTTGACGAAGGTGCTGTGCTTGTTGTTTCGTACATAGGATATAAACCTAAAGAAGTCACGGCTAAGTCTGGTTTTATGAACATCGTTCTTGATGAATCATCATCAGAGCTGGCATCGGTGACGGTGGTAAGCACAGGTTACCAGACCTTGTCTAAGGAACGGGCCACGGGGTCGTTTAATGTTGTTACCGGCGATCAATTGGACAAACCCACTACCAATATTGCGCAAAGGCTGATTGGTACTACCGCGGGTATGCAGGCAACACTTGATGCAAACGGCAACCCGCGCTTCGAAATCAGAGGGCAAACGGCTTTAAATATCCGTGACAACAATGGAAATTTAACACCAAATGCTTATCCTTTAGTAGTAGTAGACGGATTTGCTATCCAGGGAGACTTCAATACCATCAACCCCAATGATGTGGAAAGCGTTACCATTTTAAAAGATGCAGCTGCAGCTTCCATATGGGGTGCACGCTCTGCCAATGGTGTAATTGTAGTGGTTACAAAAAGCGGAAAACGTGGAACTCCTTTAAAAGTCGGTTTTTCAGCTTTTACCAGAATGTCAAGTAAACTGGATTTGGATTATGTAAATCCCCTGGCTTCTTCTGCTGAAACAATAGATTACGAAATGAAATCCTTTGGAAACTGGAGCGCTCAGATAAATTCAGGTTCACTGATGTCAGGTGTCGGATTTGCATGGTCGCCCGGTACGACTGCAATGAGTGAACACAATTTAGGTTTTATTACACTGGCACAGCGTGATGCATTATTGAACAAATACAAAACAATGAGTAACAAAGAGCAGATAAAAGATGAACTTTTAACCAACCCTTCTACTCAGCAGTACAATTTAAACCTTTCAGGTTCAACAGAAAAAATGAGCAATAACCTGTCTCTTTTGTTTGAGGATAACAAATCAAATTTCAAAAGGACCAACGATAAAAAATACATTTTCAACTACAGGGGCAATGCGGATCTGTTTAAATGGCTGGAACTTAGTTTTTCAGCTATGGGCAATTACAACAAGATCAACAGCAGCGGGGTTACTTTATCTGATATCCAGGGTCTTTCACCTTACGAGATGCTAAAGAACGAAGATGGGTCGCTGACAAACATTGCACAGTACTATACACCTATTATACAACGCTTTGTGCCAACCAACCTATTCCCATATTCAGATTGGACCTATAACCCGATACAGGAAATTGCGAACCGGAAAATCACTTTAGAGCAGTTGAACACGCGTTTGCAGGCAGGATTAAGATTCAAGGTTATCAAAGGTCTAACTTTCGACAGTAAAATTCAGTATGAGTTGTTCAATACTACGAACAAAGAATACAACAATGAAAATACTTTTGCTGTCAGAAGAGCCGTTAATCAGGCCGTTACCTGGGACCAGGCGACCAACAAAATTACACTTAACCTGCCAAAAGGTGGGATGCTGAAACAAGGTGCTGTAAATTCTCAAGGTATCATTACTACCCCGGGCAGGAGCAAGGCAGAAACCTATAATTTCAGGAACATGCTGAACTTCGATCGGAGGTTTAACGAAAAACATGAGATCAATGTAGTTGCCGGATCGGAGATCAACAATATTGTTGTTGAAAATTATGTATCACCTGTAACGTATGGCTACAATGATCAGACGCTGAGTGTAGGTACTTTCCCTAACGGTCCCGGAGGAACGTTTTTCCCTATTAAAAACTGGCTGGGCACCAACCAAACTTTTGGTTATTCCAATGCATATTCCTACGCAACTGAACGTTATTTTTCACTATTCGGCAACGCATCCTATACCTATGACAATAAATACACCCTCTCTGGAAGTGTACGTACAGATGCTTCCAACCTGATTACCGACGATCCTTCTTATCGGTATGCGCCTTTCTGGTCGGTAGGTTTAGGCTGGCAATTACGTAACGAAGCTTTTATGAAAGCCGTTAACTGGGTTGACAGACTGACTGTGAGAGCGACCTATGGATATAACGGAAATGTAGACCGTAGTACTTCATTCAGGCCACTTATTGCCATGAATGGAATCCCGAACACAACTACAGGAGATTTTAATGCAACTGTCAGCAGCTTTGGTAACCCAAGCCTTAGATGGGAAAAAACCGGCACATGGAATTTAGGAATAGATTATTCTTTGTTCCGTGGAAACCTGTATGGAAAGATAGATGTATACAACAAATCAGGAAAAGATTTGATAGCCACTTTATCTATACCTGCAATAAACGGAACGACCAGTCAGAAATTAAACAATGCTGAAATGACCAACAGAGGTATTGAACTTGAACTGGGTAGTAGAGTAGGAATTAAAGATAATGATATTGTTTGGCGCGGTAACCTGAATTTCTCTTACAACAAAAACAAGATCACCAAATTATTTATAGCCAACTATGCCGCCTCTACACTTGTTGGCGGGGGCAGTAATGCCTATGTTGAAGGTGTTGATGCCAATACCTTATGGCGCTTTCAGTATGGTGGAATGCAAAATACCCAGCCAATGGTTGTAGGTGCTAATGGTACTTTATACGACTTTGGTGCATTTACACCGGGCGATGGCAGGGATTATTTATTAAACATGGGTACCGCTGTTGCGCCATATACACTTGGATTTGTAAATTCATTTAAAGTATACGATTTTGATTTTTCATTTATCGTAACCGGTAAGTTTGGCCATAAGTTTCAGCGAATGGGCTTCAATTATCCGCCAACATGGACCACAAGGGTGTTACCTAACAAAATGATATCTGAAGTTATCAATGGTGATCCATCGAAGATCGTACCACTACCACAAAATCTGATAGAGCCAAGGTATTACTTCTGGGACAGGTTTCATCAAAATCTAAGTTACCTGATCGAAAGTGCCTCACACATCCGGATGCAGGAAGTAAACCTGAGTTACAATGTGCCGCAGAGCGTTTTATCAAAACTTAAAATGAGCCGTATCCAGGTCTTTGCACAAGGGAACGACCTGTTTACCCTTGTAGCAAACAATGCAGGAGAGGATCCGGAATACAGGCTGGGAACTTTAAAACCTCAGCCAAGAATTTCATTGGGCTTTAAATGTGAATTTTAA
- a CDS encoding RagB/SusD family nutrient uptake outer membrane protein: MNIKYRFFIKLLPVMAVTCIFTSCKKFLEEAPNKTTSLVVKTTAQINALLDNPNTFYTENNSSQIFSTDDYGLTTDVYNGGRGVFSNMAAFEFLTWDTQYIPDLSDLFWTNEYKKIFTANLALNSVDGVTGTEAEKAIIKADAHFIRAYSYWVLANTYCLPYTEQNKNEMGLPIKLSVSFEEPMQRQSLEKVYLQIEADLAEALKTPVGLMQSGRPRHWRASKAGVNAFAARYYLNRNNNAKAIEHANAALADYSTLVDYNTEMKYSDKTQSITINSGTPNAQTVVLKYPYTHDNQTDMIDMIGWKEFLYYRMLNYTSWWYIPSLDLLNLYDKTNDLRYEYHMVEGYSYDRGMTKPSYNYPGYIFFFKDRLPSGPTVAEVLLIKAEAQARSNDPGGAMTTINTLRAKRMKPGAWVNLVATGKDDAIKKVLEERRREMPFVQRWFDIRRYNNNDDPNDDVLLTRTFYPYNASSVLFNEPVKTYTLPKNSRRFAAPIPRTEIISSNGAIEQNTY; this comes from the coding sequence ATGAACATTAAATATAGATTCTTCATCAAACTTCTGCCTGTAATGGCAGTGACTTGCATATTTACATCCTGTAAAAAATTTTTGGAGGAGGCACCCAATAAAACAACCTCACTAGTGGTAAAAACAACAGCACAGATTAATGCACTGCTGGATAACCCAAATACTTTCTATACTGAAAACAATAGTAGTCAGATTTTTAGTACCGACGACTACGGCTTAACAACGGATGTGTATAATGGCGGTAGGGGTGTATTTTCCAATATGGCTGCTTTTGAATTCTTAACCTGGGATACCCAATATATACCAGATCTGAGTGACCTTTTCTGGACCAATGAGTATAAAAAGATATTCACTGCCAATCTTGCTTTAAATTCCGTAGATGGTGTTACAGGGACCGAAGCAGAAAAAGCAATCATTAAAGCCGATGCGCATTTTATCAGGGCCTATAGCTACTGGGTACTGGCCAACACCTACTGTTTACCCTATACTGAGCAAAATAAAAATGAGATGGGCCTGCCCATTAAACTGAGCGTTAGTTTTGAAGAGCCGATGCAAAGACAATCTCTTGAAAAGGTTTACCTGCAAATAGAAGCAGACCTGGCCGAGGCCTTGAAAACACCGGTAGGCCTTATGCAAAGCGGCAGGCCAAGGCATTGGAGGGCAAGCAAAGCCGGGGTAAACGCTTTTGCTGCACGTTATTACCTGAACAGGAACAACAATGCAAAAGCGATTGAGCATGCGAATGCTGCACTCGCAGATTACAGCACGCTGGTTGATTACAATACAGAAATGAAGTACAGCGACAAGACCCAGTCTATCACCATTAACTCTGGAACACCAAATGCCCAGACAGTGGTCTTGAAATACCCTTATACACATGATAACCAGACAGACATGATTGACATGATTGGCTGGAAAGAATTCTTATATTACAGAATGTTGAATTACACCTCCTGGTGGTACATTCCAAGTCTTGATCTGCTGAATCTTTATGATAAAACGAATGACCTGAGGTACGAATATCATATGGTTGAAGGTTACTCCTACGATAGAGGCATGACCAAACCTTCATACAATTACCCTGGCTATATTTTCTTTTTTAAAGACAGGCTGCCTTCAGGCCCGACAGTTGCTGAAGTATTGCTGATCAAGGCAGAAGCCCAGGCCAGGTCTAACGATCCGGGAGGTGCAATGACAACCATTAATACATTAAGGGCAAAACGTATGAAACCCGGTGCATGGGTTAACCTTGTTGCAACAGGTAAAGATGATGCTATTAAAAAAGTACTGGAAGAAAGAAGACGTGAAATGCCTTTTGTACAGCGCTGGTTTGATATCCGCAGGTATAACAACAACGATGATCCAAATGATGATGTGCTTTTAACCAGGACATTTTATCCTTACAATGCATCGAGTGTGTTGTTTAATGAACCGGTTAAAACCTATACCTTACCCAAAAACTCCAGACGCTTTGCTGCACCAATCCCACGCACCGAGATCATATCGAGCAATGGCGCTATTGAGCAAAACACCTATTAA
- a CDS encoding FecR family protein, protein MTSKKNFDKSRVRGLLLAYTGNNIPYADYNELMDYIQEAKHDAELYVFMEQVWNAQPVLQPFTDLESKVLYQQILSDKRFKEKPKNKVPVYKMWYGIAASLVLLTIAATLVYNYKGFFKEEEALLSKNVIKNDIPPGSPKAILTLGDGSRVELSQAGNDSLMKNSDHITKAADGQLVYGHSVKMASLRYNTIETPRGGQYQVILPDGTKVWLNNASRLKYPEGFAGQHKRMVELTGEAYFEVAHNKKQPFVVKTDKQDVEVLGTHFNINSYTEENETMTTLLEGAVKVIKKQDKDQQQSLTLVPGQQSVLMAGVLSVRAVDLEAVMAWKNGYFIFKDESLRSIMRKISRWYDVDVTYAGNVPDKSYEGTISRFKNVSELLRKFELTEGVHFKVEGRRITVMP, encoded by the coding sequence ATGACATCAAAAAAGAACTTCGATAAATCAAGAGTACGTGGATTGCTGCTTGCATACACCGGCAATAATATTCCGTACGCCGATTATAACGAGTTAATGGATTATATACAGGAAGCTAAACACGATGCAGAATTGTATGTGTTTATGGAACAGGTTTGGAATGCCCAGCCGGTTTTGCAACCTTTTACCGACCTGGAATCAAAAGTTTTGTACCAGCAGATCTTAAGCGATAAACGTTTCAAGGAAAAACCTAAAAATAAAGTACCTGTTTATAAAATGTGGTATGGCATTGCTGCAAGTCTTGTCCTGCTAACAATTGCCGCTACGCTAGTATACAATTATAAAGGATTTTTTAAAGAAGAAGAAGCTCTGTTATCTAAAAATGTCATTAAAAACGACATTCCTCCCGGCAGCCCAAAAGCTATATTAACTTTAGGTGATGGCAGCAGGGTAGAGCTGAGCCAGGCCGGGAATGATTCCTTAATGAAAAATTCTGACCATATCACTAAAGCCGCTGATGGACAGCTGGTATATGGACATTCAGTTAAAATGGCCAGTTTACGCTACAATACAATTGAAACCCCTAGGGGAGGGCAATATCAGGTTATACTTCCTGATGGGACCAAAGTATGGTTAAATAATGCTTCCAGGCTTAAATACCCTGAAGGCTTTGCCGGGCAGCATAAAAGGATGGTAGAGTTAACAGGAGAAGCTTATTTTGAAGTGGCACACAATAAAAAGCAGCCCTTTGTGGTAAAAACCGACAAACAGGATGTGGAAGTTCTGGGAACCCATTTCAACATCAACAGTTATACCGAAGAAAATGAGACCATGACTACCTTACTTGAAGGTGCTGTTAAAGTCATAAAAAAACAGGATAAAGATCAGCAACAATCCTTAACTTTGGTACCAGGGCAGCAATCTGTACTTATGGCAGGCGTACTCAGTGTTCGGGCGGTTGACCTGGAAGCTGTAATGGCCTGGAAAAATGGTTATTTTATATTTAAGGATGAGAGCCTGCGGAGCATTATGCGCAAGATCTCGCGCTGGTATGATGTAGATGTAACCTATGCAGGGAATGTTCCGGATAAAAGTTATGAGGGTACCATTTCAAGGTTTAAAAACGTATCAGAACTATTAAGAAAATTTGAATTAACAGAAGGTGTTCATTTTAAAGTAGAAGGAAGGAGGATTACCGTTATGCCATAA
- a CDS encoding protein-disulfide reductase DsbD domain-containing protein, which produces MKRKISGLILFILMVYAIVPAWGQKNGDLNKLRVLYVGGSANWENDAFKTPEEKEKDVQRRSASFEQMLKKHFTEVKAIDAKNYSQDMSDAYDVTVIDGTPKPIAERQMIKDAKGNVTKYIPPAYLTESFNRPVVFIGETGEKLGRSIGLKLDWYCLCLDAYAHSFRKEHPIFKGPFPVKMTIEQKPTPEDAFHYEYFLGKPTPKSLPMWRVQTKGYVSDKGFRIGMVARPWGFEDSPDAESISSGVCAKTLDAVAIGRHGNFFHWGFAASPEYMTTEAQNVLANAIVYISKFKDKGVIARKYLDRRATKEYLKERKYLATKEAFDSYAEMNSKFDQQMLAEKKKIEEKKARNEKLAEREEQSLSYQTPPKQSFEDFLKKNQKELFAKFGTNTAAYLKYYDENKDYFYSEDASYVITVDEDVKSLGIPNTDKHLLEKCIAMLEKGQDTEKAKRILDRYTLLNYKTAGEWRNWYEKNKSKIFFTETGGYYFMVNSYDKDTEGNNYKKKQTEVSYNNIKPAETDDNNAVSVATGIVNKGANKEVVVKVRIHPGYHIYAYVADVDPYTQTALKIDLPEGFTKVGDLKKPSFKYFSDSGTTIYEDEITFTQEISGSGKGAVTCAISYQCCDTHICFPPVNKSYEIQI; this is translated from the coding sequence ATGAAAAGAAAAATTTCTGGTCTTATACTATTTATTTTAATGGTATATGCCATTGTTCCTGCATGGGGACAAAAAAACGGTGATTTAAACAAACTGCGTGTACTGTATGTAGGTGGTTCTGCCAACTGGGAAAACGATGCCTTTAAAACACCCGAAGAAAAGGAAAAAGATGTACAACGGCGGTCGGCTTCATTTGAACAGATGCTGAAAAAACACTTTACCGAAGTAAAAGCCATCGATGCCAAAAACTATAGCCAGGATATGTCTGATGCTTATGACGTTACAGTAATAGACGGAACGCCTAAGCCTATAGCAGAAAGACAGATGATCAAAGATGCTAAAGGTAATGTAACCAAATATATCCCCCCGGCTTATCTTACAGAAAGCTTTAACAGACCTGTTGTTTTTATAGGGGAAACAGGTGAAAAACTGGGCCGTAGCATTGGTCTGAAACTGGATTGGTATTGCTTGTGCCTGGATGCCTATGCCCATAGTTTCCGTAAAGAACACCCCATTTTTAAAGGGCCTTTTCCGGTAAAAATGACCATTGAGCAAAAACCTACACCTGAAGATGCTTTTCATTATGAATACTTTCTGGGCAAACCTACGCCCAAATCGTTACCCATGTGGAGGGTGCAAACCAAAGGGTATGTTTCCGACAAAGGCTTCAGGATTGGCATGGTAGCCCGGCCATGGGGCTTTGAAGATTCGCCTGATGCAGAATCTATTTCGAGTGGGGTATGCGCCAAAACACTTGACGCTGTAGCCATAGGCAGGCATGGTAATTTCTTTCATTGGGGCTTTGCGGCCTCACCTGAGTACATGACGACAGAAGCGCAGAATGTATTGGCAAATGCCATTGTTTACATCTCAAAATTTAAGGACAAGGGAGTTATTGCCCGTAAGTACCTGGATAGGCGCGCCACTAAAGAGTACCTGAAAGAAAGAAAATACCTGGCAACAAAAGAAGCGTTTGATAGCTATGCTGAAATGAACAGCAAGTTTGATCAGCAAATGCTCGCAGAAAAGAAGAAGATAGAGGAAAAGAAAGCCAGAAACGAAAAACTGGCAGAACGCGAAGAACAGAGTTTAAGTTACCAGACTCCACCAAAGCAGTCTTTCGAGGATTTTCTGAAGAAGAACCAGAAAGAGCTGTTCGCTAAATTTGGCACCAATACAGCAGCCTACCTGAAGTATTATGATGAAAATAAAGATTACTTCTATTCAGAAGATGCCAGCTATGTGATCACTGTGGATGAAGATGTGAAAAGTCTGGGTATACCCAATACCGACAAGCATTTACTGGAGAAATGCATTGCCATGCTGGAAAAGGGGCAGGATACTGAAAAAGCAAAACGCATCCTTGACCGTTACACTTTATTGAATTACAAAACAGCAGGAGAGTGGAGAAACTGGTATGAAAAAAATAAGAGCAAGATCTTCTTTACGGAAACAGGTGGTTATTATTTTATGGTAAACAGTTACGATAAAGATACTGAGGGCAACAATTATAAGAAAAAACAAACCGAGGTATCCTATAACAACATCAAACCTGCAGAAACAGATGACAACAATGCGGTAAGCGTAGCTACCGGTATAGTAAATAAGGGAGCAAATAAAGAAGTTGTGGTTAAAGTCAGGATTCATCCTGGCTACCACATCTATGCATATGTGGCTGATGTTGACCCTTATACGCAAACCGCTTTAAAAATCGATCTTCCAGAAGGCTTCACCAAGGTTGGTGATTTAAAAAAGCCATCATTTAAGTACTTCAGCGATAGCGGAACCACCATTTATGAGGATGAGATCACGTTTACCCAGGAGATCAGTGGTAGTGGAAAAGGAGCCGTAACCTGCGCAATTTCGTATCAATGCTGCGATACGCATATCTGCTTTCCACCAGTTAATAAATCATATGAAATTCAGATATAA
- a CDS encoding redoxin domain-containing protein encodes MILNKVNAAAMLLTGMLFFNSFEGFAQHGKNEVVTDKVQLAKLKAAVEASPDSLSVHTAYTKAMGTENPELEKQYAVWMKKYPKSAMVPYGIAKAYLNEESPKAKPYLLKATEIDPKFTEAWGGLWIDGERWGDFTVSRSYLAKATASDPSNPNYAFYYASSFGGIDEGKWKQMSLDVAKRFPNHERGAQALYWLAARSKKTADKMKYFELLHDSYAPDKFNWSASGMSSYFNILLSENPQKAVTLAQEMAKTEKEEKKTWPDLVLQAQTIAKAKMLLDQKKGSEALAILKQLKLSRYSGFKTDLEVLKAQAADVAGNTGAAYDSLMVTFAKSPSTALKAAITGYGNKLNKNAGQVETDIWSRLNANAQMATPFNGLKRYMTPGEASLSDYKGKVVLLTYWFPGCGPCRGEFPHFENVVKKFKGKDLEYLGINIVSEQNDYVVPFMKSSGYSFTPLEEVKGRAKGNLDNRGGAPMNFLIDKEGRVIFSYFRTDGDNEDDLELMINLLLNPKQA; translated from the coding sequence ATGATATTGAACAAAGTAAATGCAGCTGCAATGCTGCTTACTGGAATGCTATTCTTCAATTCATTTGAAGGATTTGCCCAGCACGGTAAAAATGAGGTGGTTACCGACAAGGTACAACTGGCTAAACTGAAAGCAGCAGTAGAAGCAAGCCCAGATAGTTTAAGCGTACACACCGCTTATACAAAGGCTATGGGTACCGAAAACCCGGAACTGGAAAAACAGTATGCCGTCTGGATGAAGAAATACCCTAAATCGGCAATGGTTCCATACGGCATTGCAAAAGCCTACCTGAATGAAGAAAGCCCAAAAGCAAAACCTTATCTGCTAAAAGCAACAGAGATTGACCCCAAATTTACAGAAGCCTGGGGCGGATTGTGGATTGACGGGGAACGCTGGGGCGATTTTACGGTATCAAGAAGTTACCTGGCCAAAGCTACAGCATCAGATCCTTCCAATCCAAACTATGCGTTTTATTATGCTTCTTCATTCGGCGGTATTGATGAAGGGAAGTGGAAACAAATGAGCCTTGATGTAGCTAAACGTTTCCCCAATCATGAACGTGGTGCACAGGCATTGTACTGGCTGGCAGCCAGGTCAAAGAAGACTGCTGATAAAATGAAGTATTTTGAATTACTGCACGATAGTTACGCGCCAGATAAATTCAACTGGTCGGCAAGCGGCATGTCCTCATACTTTAACATTTTGCTTTCAGAAAACCCTCAAAAAGCTGTTACTCTTGCACAGGAGATGGCTAAAACCGAAAAAGAGGAGAAAAAAACCTGGCCAGATCTGGTATTGCAGGCCCAAACCATAGCCAAAGCAAAGATGCTCCTGGATCAGAAAAAGGGAAGCGAAGCCCTGGCCATATTGAAGCAGTTAAAATTGTCAAGATATTCTGGGTTCAAAACCGATCTGGAGGTTTTAAAAGCGCAGGCAGCTGATGTAGCCGGAAATACCGGCGCAGCGTACGACAGTTTAATGGTAACTTTTGCTAAAAGTCCGTCTACAGCTTTAAAAGCTGCAATAACAGGCTATGGCAATAAACTGAACAAAAATGCAGGACAAGTAGAGACAGATATATGGTCGCGCTTGAATGCCAATGCCCAAATGGCTACGCCATTTAATGGTCTGAAGCGTTATATGACACCTGGAGAAGCCTCACTTTCTGATTATAAAGGCAAAGTGGTACTACTAACTTACTGGTTCCCTGGTTGCGGCCCATGCCGCGGAGAATTCCCTCATTTTGAGAATGTGGTTAAAAAGTTTAAAGGCAAAGACCTCGAATATTTGGGTATCAATATCGTATCCGAACAAAACGATTATGTAGTTCCTTTTATGAAAAGTAGTGGTTATAGTTTTACCCCTTTGGAAGAGGTGAAAGGACGTGCAAAAGGAAATCTGGATAACCGGGGCGGGGCCCCAATGAACTTTCTGATCGATAAGGAAGGCAGAGTAATCTTCTCTTACTTCCGTACAGATGGTGACAATGAGGACGATCTGGAACTGATGATCAACTTATTGCTTAACCCTAAACAAGCATAG
- a CDS encoding RNA polymerase sigma factor: MEGQIHSETKLIIGLRNNEEPVFAIVYDTYKTKLYSFAWRFLKNKELSQEIVQETLISLWTNRQQLDINLPLGPYLYTIARRLTLNALRNAATAIAAREKLWLDLNEAHNETEEAVLLADLQEFTDQSVAKLPKQQQLVFKLSRYEGLSHEEIAERLNISKNTVNNHLVEALKNLRQQFKESGISYGILLAWLLLK, from the coding sequence ATGGAAGGGCAAATACATAGTGAAACTAAACTTATTATAGGGCTTCGTAATAATGAAGAACCTGTATTTGCTATTGTTTATGATACTTACAAAACCAAACTTTACAGTTTTGCCTGGCGCTTTCTGAAAAACAAGGAACTGAGCCAGGAAATTGTACAGGAAACATTGATCAGTTTGTGGACAAACCGGCAACAGCTTGATATCAACCTGCCTCTAGGTCCTTATCTTTACACCATTGCCAGGCGGCTAACGCTAAATGCCCTCCGAAATGCTGCAACCGCCATCGCCGCACGCGAAAAACTTTGGCTGGACCTTAACGAGGCCCACAACGAAACAGAAGAAGCTGTATTACTGGCCGACCTGCAGGAGTTTACAGACCAGTCTGTAGCCAAATTGCCCAAACAGCAGCAGCTTGTTTTTAAGCTAAGCCGCTATGAAGGGCTTAGTCATGAAGAAATTGCCGAGCGGTTAAACATTTCTAAAAATACCGTGAACAACCACCTGGTTGAGGCCTTAAAGAACCTGCGGCAGCAATTCAAAGAATCTGGTATTTCTTACGGTATTTTACTGGCCTGGCTGCTCTTAAAATAA